Proteins from a genomic interval of Psychrobacter fulvigenes:
- a CDS encoding AOC03_06830 family ribosome hibernation factor produces MKATLKSLRETKANPAVSVFVKTHRAHPANETDPIALKNQLKVVEERLTNEYDKTTAATILDKIHAKTNDLNHNYNLDTLAIFASTDDVQVLRLPLDAKERVIIGERFATRDLVRDMASAVHYYTVVLGRDHARLIEASNDRVVKEFDKDDDAQKNMESIPFPIENNSLYKTGDGGSDRSANNENSYLKEYFNRIDKSVQELWGEHKMPLVIVGDARNISYYKEVCDRPENIIASVSNVTNLEDGSAQHIVDGVQEAVESYRSSLHEAALGEIDKARGAEMLRTDLQEVYRAAYQGAGETLYLRRGYMQPAKIDEKAQTLMIADDAAAEGVTDDAVGEIIEHVMHNGGEVVFMPQEIMSADQPLALVTRY; encoded by the coding sequence ATGAAAGCAACGCTTAAGAGTTTACGTGAGACCAAAGCCAACCCAGCTGTCAGCGTCTTTGTAAAAACCCACCGCGCTCATCCTGCTAATGAGACTGACCCTATCGCCCTTAAAAACCAACTAAAAGTGGTCGAAGAGCGTCTGACAAATGAATACGATAAAACCACAGCAGCGACTATCTTAGATAAGATTCATGCAAAGACTAATGATCTGAATCATAACTATAACCTAGATACCTTAGCTATCTTTGCTAGTACTGATGATGTACAAGTACTGCGTTTACCTCTAGATGCCAAAGAACGGGTCATTATCGGTGAGCGTTTTGCAACCCGTGATCTGGTACGTGATATGGCGAGTGCCGTCCATTATTACACTGTGGTGCTTGGTCGTGATCATGCACGTTTGATTGAAGCGTCTAACGATCGTGTTGTCAAAGAGTTTGACAAAGATGATGATGCGCAAAAGAACATGGAGAGCATTCCGTTTCCTATCGAAAACAATAGTTTATATAAGACAGGTGATGGTGGCTCTGATCGTTCAGCCAACAACGAAAACAGCTATCTAAAAGAGTACTTCAATCGTATTGATAAGAGTGTACAAGAGCTGTGGGGCGAGCATAAAATGCCGCTAGTGATCGTTGGTGATGCTCGTAATATCAGCTATTACAAAGAAGTTTGTGACCGTCCAGAGAATATTATCGCTTCTGTATCGAATGTCACAAACCTCGAAGATGGTAGTGCCCAGCATATCGTTGATGGCGTACAAGAAGCCGTTGAAAGCTATCGTTCTTCATTGCATGAAGCGGCACTTGGTGAAATAGACAAGGCTCGTGGCGCAGAAATGTTACGTACCGATCTGCAAGAAGTTTACCGTGCTGCCTATCAAGGGGCTGGTGAGACGTTATACTTACGTCGCGGTTACATGCAACCTGCCAAGATTGACGAAAAAGCGCAGACACTCATGATCGCTGATGATGCAGCCGCAGAAGGCGTTACTGATGATGCGGTTGGCGAGATCATCGAGCACGTGATGCATAATGGTGGCGAAGTAGTCTTTATGCCGCAAGAGATCATGAGCGCAGACCAACCTCTTGCTCTGGTAACTCGTTACTAA
- the tnpB gene encoding IS200/IS605 family element RNA-guided endonuclease TnpB: MTKQILKAHKVRLYPNEEQQIFFAKSFGCTRFIWNRMLSDKIEHYKNTKTELKNTPAQYKKEFDWLKEVDSFALANVQQNLRAAYSKFFKGFGFPKFKKKGHRDSYTTNNQKGTVAVTNNTVKLPKIGHIKAKFPSVINGLIKSATISKEPTGKYFVSLLVETVVEPFTKTHSKVGIDLGLTDFIVLSDGTKVANPKFLSKLQNKLAREQKILAKRREGAKAANRKLSDSRNYQKQKIKVAKVYERITNCRKDFLHKLSFNLIKNHDVIAIEDLNVKGMVKNKKLSKAISDSSWSAFTTMLAYKADWYGKKLVKVDRWYPSSKTCSGCGHLLTKAELPLQVRSWNCPSCLQSNDRDINASINILNEGLRLATLKTVGAAGLA; the protein is encoded by the coding sequence ATGACCAAGCAAATCCTAAAAGCCCATAAAGTCAGGCTGTACCCCAATGAAGAACAGCAAATATTCTTTGCCAAATCATTCGGCTGCACACGCTTTATCTGGAATAGGATGCTTAGTGACAAGATTGAGCATTATAAAAACACCAAGACCGAGCTTAAAAACACTCCAGCTCAATATAAAAAAGAATTTGACTGGCTAAAAGAAGTCGATAGCTTTGCACTGGCTAACGTCCAGCAAAATCTTAGAGCCGCTTATAGTAAATTCTTCAAAGGTTTTGGCTTCCCAAAATTCAAAAAAAAAGGACACCGCGACAGCTACACCACCAACAACCAAAAAGGCACAGTAGCGGTCACAAACAACACCGTCAAACTACCTAAAATTGGTCATATTAAAGCCAAATTCCCAAGTGTTATTAATGGCTTAATCAAGTCAGCGACCATCAGTAAAGAGCCTACAGGTAAGTATTTTGTCAGTTTACTGGTTGAAACGGTTGTCGAACCATTCACTAAAACACACTCAAAAGTAGGTATTGATTTAGGCTTAACCGACTTTATCGTCTTATCGGATGGCACAAAAGTGGCTAATCCTAAGTTTCTATCAAAGCTGCAAAATAAGCTTGCGCGGGAACAAAAGATTTTAGCCAAACGACGAGAGGGTGCTAAAGCCGCCAATCGCAAATTATCAGACAGTCGCAACTACCAAAAGCAAAAAATCAAAGTCGCCAAAGTCTACGAGCGTATCACCAATTGCCGAAAAGACTTTCTACACAAACTCTCATTCAATCTCATCAAAAACCACGATGTGATTGCCATAGAGGATTTGAATGTAAAGGGTATGGTCAAGAACAAAAAACTGTCCAAAGCCATATCAGACAGCTCATGGTCAGCCTTTACTACCATGCTGGCTTATAAAGCGGACTGGTACGGTAAAAAGCTAGTCAAAGTTGATAGATGGTATCCATCTTCTAAGACCTGCTCAGGCTGTGGGCACTTACTGACTAAGGCTGAGCTACCATTACAGGTGAGATCATGGAATTGCCCAAGTTGCTTGCAATCCAACGATAGAGACATCAACGCCAGTATCAATATCCTCAATGAGGGTTTGAGACTGGCAACACTCAAAACCGTCGGTGCGGCGGGGTTAGCTTAG
- a CDS encoding endonuclease/exonuclease/phosphatase family protein, whose translation MNAKSMNKKDSFILTSYNIHKGMSPLNRQVKMQGIAQALEIVASDILCLQEVQGQHLKRNLQYNEYPDQSQHEWFGGYLQLQNSYGKNSEYENGHHGNAVLSRFPLDPKHNVNITVNRLEQRGVLHCEVQPPGWEMPVVVLCAHLNLFERDRIKQYQAISDYVRNVISPEQPLILAGDFNDWKKLSCDKLASDLGMIEAFKHCHGQLLPTFPAKLPVLSLDRIYVRNLSVKDAWVHTGKPWSKLSDHLPLSAELGLL comes from the coding sequence ATGAACGCCAAATCTATGAATAAAAAAGACTCTTTTATCTTGACCAGTTATAATATCCATAAGGGGATGTCGCCGCTAAATCGACAGGTCAAAATGCAAGGTATTGCGCAGGCGCTCGAAATAGTAGCTTCAGACATACTGTGCCTGCAAGAAGTGCAAGGACAGCATCTAAAGCGCAACTTACAATATAACGAGTATCCTGACCAATCTCAGCATGAGTGGTTTGGAGGATATCTGCAGCTGCAAAACAGTTATGGCAAAAACTCAGAATACGAAAACGGACACCATGGCAATGCGGTACTGAGCCGCTTCCCACTAGATCCCAAGCACAATGTCAATATAACGGTTAATAGACTAGAGCAACGCGGTGTATTGCACTGTGAGGTTCAGCCGCCGGGTTGGGAGATGCCAGTAGTCGTACTCTGCGCCCATCTAAATCTATTTGAGCGCGATCGCATCAAGCAATATCAGGCGATTAGTGACTATGTGCGTAATGTCATTAGCCCAGAGCAGCCACTGATTTTGGCAGGCGATTTCAATGATTGGAAAAAGCTATCGTGTGACAAGCTGGCAAGTGATCTTGGGATGATAGAAGCGTTTAAACATTGTCATGGTCAGCTGTTACCAACCTTTCCAGCGAAATTACCTGTCTTAAGCTTGGATCGTATCTATGTACGCAATCTTTCGGTCAAGGATGCTTGGGTACATACTGGCAAGCCGTGGTCAAAGCTGTCTGATCATCTGCCGCTTAGTGCTGAGTTGGGTTTACTGTAA
- a CDS encoding NADP-dependent oxidoreductase — MSQSTNNQQLPTTQHAVLIREFGEPDVMSYQEGVAIPELNDEQVLIKVAYAGINPVDYKTRQGKGWGADNIRQVKFDNDEPAILGFDVAGEVVNSNSDKFAVGDKVAALSFGGGCYAEYVAVDAKLLAKVPESVSLKAAGALPCVGQTALQFVEFADIKKGEHVVMNAPAGGVGHLVIQLLMDKVTQDDIKVSVICSPEKYDKLSELVDVDKLAGWIDYTKDDAFPDLQADVLLDLVGDEAGVRALSVLKSGGRINVLPTIWVDKLKEAGSSQDLSVDGYAVKPNGEDMQRVLQQLADGKLVLEVQQSYPLSEVVAAHSELQKGDAFGKIVLEVS, encoded by the coding sequence ATGTCTCAATCTACTAATAATCAACAACTACCAACCACTCAACATGCCGTGCTCATTCGAGAGTTTGGCGAACCTGATGTCATGAGCTATCAAGAGGGTGTTGCGATTCCTGAGCTTAACGATGAGCAAGTACTCATAAAAGTCGCTTATGCAGGTATTAACCCCGTTGACTACAAAACGCGCCAAGGTAAAGGTTGGGGTGCGGACAATATCCGTCAAGTAAAATTTGATAATGACGAGCCAGCCATTTTAGGTTTTGATGTGGCAGGCGAGGTAGTCAATAGTAACAGCGATAAGTTCGCTGTTGGGGATAAAGTGGCTGCATTAAGCTTTGGCGGTGGTTGTTATGCCGAGTATGTGGCAGTAGACGCAAAGCTGCTCGCCAAAGTCCCAGAGTCGGTGTCATTAAAAGCTGCAGGTGCCTTGCCGTGTGTGGGACAGACCGCGCTACAGTTTGTAGAATTCGCAGACATCAAAAAAGGCGAGCATGTAGTGATGAATGCACCAGCAGGCGGAGTAGGTCACCTCGTTATCCAGCTACTCATGGATAAGGTGACACAAGACGATATCAAAGTGAGCGTTATCTGCTCACCTGAGAAGTATGACAAGCTGTCAGAGCTGGTCGATGTCGATAAGCTAGCAGGTTGGATTGACTATACAAAAGACGATGCCTTCCCTGACCTGCAAGCTGATGTACTGCTAGATCTGGTCGGAGATGAGGCGGGTGTCAGAGCGCTGAGCGTACTCAAATCGGGTGGCCGTATCAATGTACTGCCAACCATTTGGGTTGACAAGCTAAAAGAAGCAGGAAGCTCGCAAGATCTAAGCGTCGACGGCTATGCAGTCAAGCCTAATGGTGAGGATATGCAGCGGGTTTTACAACAGTTGGCTGATGGCAAGCTAGTGTTAGAGGTACAGCAGAGCTATCCACTGTCAGAGGTGGTTGCTGCCCACAGTGAGCTACAAAAAGGCGATGCTTTTGGCAAGATTGTATTGGAAGTAAGCTAA
- a CDS encoding alpha-ketoglutarate-dependent dioxygenase AlkB family protein gives MTDLFTHTPTENLLPYDGKVNDLGVITEHADALYETLLTELPWQPDIVTLFGKTHITSRQIVWMGDKGISYHYSGHARKSVPWSDVVFHVKQCIEKHLAELGIMAEFNSCLLNYYPSGSEGMGYHADDEKELGAQPVIASLSLGATRKFVFKHKKTQDKVELHLESGQLIVMHGDTQKFWKHTITKTKKVDDGRISLTFRRMLSV, from the coding sequence ATGACTGACCTTTTTACTCACACCCCCACTGAAAACCTATTGCCATACGACGGTAAGGTCAATGATTTAGGCGTGATTACTGAGCATGCTGATGCTCTCTATGAAACATTATTAACCGAGCTACCTTGGCAACCTGATATCGTGACATTGTTTGGTAAGACTCATATCACCAGTCGTCAAATCGTTTGGATGGGTGATAAAGGCATCAGCTATCACTATTCTGGTCATGCTCGCAAAAGCGTTCCATGGTCTGATGTAGTGTTTCATGTGAAACAATGTATTGAAAAGCATCTTGCAGAGCTAGGAATCATGGCTGAGTTTAACTCGTGCTTGCTGAACTATTATCCTTCGGGTAGCGAAGGTATGGGCTATCATGCGGATGATGAAAAAGAGCTCGGCGCTCAGCCTGTTATTGCCTCGCTCTCCTTGGGCGCTACGCGTAAATTTGTCTTCAAACACAAAAAAACTCAAGATAAAGTCGAGCTTCATCTTGAGTCTGGTCAGCTTATCGTCATGCACGGTGATACGCAAAAATTTTGGAAACACACCATCACTAAAACCAAAAAGGTCGATGACGGTCGTATTAGTCTGACCTTTCGTCGTATGCTATCGGTTTGA
- a CDS encoding alpha/beta fold hydrolase, with translation MEAYAKNISINDQQARYYDLSSLNKLEATLNNQRPSAHFYGGNGFTVGTYEPLLTELTAGFDLSSLAMRGYWYDEPANKVMTREQDAAMLIKYLEKTQDKPIVGIGHSQGASATVMAAAQRPDLFSQLYLIDPVTFTKPQTLLYSRIPRRLLMTQEPFKSTRKKQRHWTSIDDYYQYLRQHRAFKRISDEHLTTFANNSLVKTDDARYTLLFKPKHELASYFGTPYITSALKKLNKNNVPYMLILAKPSVFNSDKVRKSWQSIVPDKHIITLPEYGHLLPMEAPELCAQIIHEHHQSGK, from the coding sequence ATGGAAGCATATGCAAAAAACATCAGTATTAACGACCAGCAAGCACGCTACTATGATCTAAGCTCGCTCAATAAGTTAGAAGCAACCCTAAATAACCAGCGCCCTTCAGCACATTTCTATGGTGGCAATGGTTTCACAGTCGGCACTTATGAGCCGTTATTGACAGAGCTGACAGCAGGGTTTGATCTTAGCTCTCTGGCGATGCGTGGCTACTGGTACGATGAACCGGCCAATAAAGTGATGACCCGTGAGCAAGATGCCGCCATGCTGATTAAATATCTAGAGAAAACCCAAGACAAACCCATTGTAGGTATTGGCCACTCGCAAGGCGCAAGCGCGACGGTGATGGCCGCTGCACAGCGTCCTGATTTATTTTCGCAGTTATACCTTATTGATCCTGTGACCTTTACCAAGCCGCAAACACTGTTATATAGCCGTATTCCTCGGCGACTACTGATGACTCAAGAGCCATTTAAAAGCACGCGTAAAAAACAGCGCCACTGGACGAGTATCGATGATTACTATCAATACTTGCGTCAGCATCGGGCTTTTAAACGCATCAGCGATGAGCATCTAACCACCTTCGCAAATAACAGCTTAGTCAAAACAGATGATGCTCGCTATACTTTACTATTTAAACCTAAACATGAGCTAGCCAGTTATTTTGGTACGCCTTATATTACTAGTGCCCTAAAAAAGTTGAATAAAAATAACGTACCCTACATGCTGATACTCGCAAAGCCTTCTGTATTCAATAGTGATAAAGTGCGCAAAAGCTGGCAAAGCATAGTGCCTGACAAGCACATCATCACCTTGCCTGAGTACGGTCATCTATTACCCATGGAAGCACCTGAATTATGCGCTCAAATCATTCATGAGCACCATCAGAGTGGTAAATAA
- a CDS encoding ABC transporter ATP-binding protein produces MNALFRFFENRLPAFPESPMPLPSPRDGLLRFLWACTKGLRGWLLLFMILSAGIGIYEAMLFAWIGDIVDWLGIYTPQNLWTEKGDMLLLMFAVMLVSPFWIALSSFIHFQTLQGVFPMQMRWRFHQRMLGQSMQFYQDEFSGRVSAKVMQTALAVRDTVMTVTDMFMYVTVYFITTGVILFNLDSLLLIPFIAWFVLVGLTMWFFIPRLKRTAIVQADARALMVGRITDAYANIMTVKLFSHSRRELGYAKNAMGQFLGTVHAQMRWVSYLEVSTHLISVILVSSTAGIGLYLWQQGAVGVGAIAAATAMALRLNGLTRWIMWQTASLFESIGTVQDGMRTLSAPQTIIDKPNAPALNVTDGHIVFDHVDFSYEGEENTDVEGERVDEIETAATALNASQVKLLDNFYLDIKPGEKIGLVGRSGAGKSTLVNLLLRFFDVDKGKILIDGQAIDEVTQESLRGQIGMVTQDTSLLHRTVRENIAYGRPDASDEEIIHAAKQAQAWDFIKDLYDDKGNTGLDTQVGERGVKLSGGQRQRIAISRVMLKNAPILLLDEATSALDSEIEFAITESLNDIMTGKTVIAIAHRLSTIAALDRLVVMDQGHIIEQGSHDELLAVDGVYARLWQRQSGGFLGEDS; encoded by the coding sequence ATGAATGCTCTATTTCGTTTTTTTGAAAACCGCCTGCCAGCCTTTCCTGAATCCCCTATGCCGCTGCCCTCACCCCGTGATGGACTGCTGAGGTTTCTGTGGGCCTGTACCAAAGGTCTGCGTGGCTGGCTCCTGCTGTTTATGATTTTATCCGCAGGTATTGGAATATACGAGGCGATGCTGTTTGCGTGGATTGGTGACATAGTCGACTGGCTTGGCATCTATACACCGCAAAATCTATGGACAGAAAAAGGGGATATGTTGCTGCTGATGTTTGCAGTGATGCTTGTCAGTCCATTTTGGATTGCCTTATCATCCTTTATCCACTTTCAGACCCTACAGGGCGTGTTCCCAATGCAAATGCGTTGGCGCTTCCATCAGCGCATGCTTGGGCAATCGATGCAGTTTTATCAAGATGAGTTCTCTGGTCGTGTCTCTGCTAAGGTGATGCAAACAGCGCTTGCCGTGCGCGATACTGTGATGACCGTCACTGATATGTTCATGTATGTCACGGTTTACTTTATTACCACTGGTGTCATTTTATTTAATTTAGACAGCCTATTATTAATACCCTTTATCGCTTGGTTTGTCTTGGTTGGCCTGACCATGTGGTTCTTTATTCCTAGGCTCAAACGTACCGCAATCGTCCAAGCGGACGCCCGCGCCTTGATGGTTGGGCGTATCACCGATGCCTACGCCAATATCATGACGGTCAAGCTATTCAGCCACTCACGCCGTGAGCTTGGTTATGCCAAAAACGCCATGGGGCAGTTTTTGGGAACGGTGCATGCGCAAATGCGCTGGGTCAGTTATTTAGAAGTATCAACCCACCTTATTAGCGTTATTTTGGTCAGTAGCACGGCGGGTATTGGTCTGTACTTGTGGCAACAAGGCGCCGTTGGCGTCGGCGCGATTGCCGCAGCCACGGCTATGGCGTTACGTCTAAACGGCCTAACGCGCTGGATTATGTGGCAAACCGCCAGTCTTTTTGAAAGCATCGGTACGGTGCAAGATGGCATGCGTACCTTATCTGCGCCGCAAACCATCATTGATAAGCCCAATGCGCCAGCGCTCAACGTCACTGATGGTCATATTGTGTTTGACCATGTTGATTTTAGTTATGAAGGCGAAGAAAACACCGACGTCGAAGGTGAGCGTGTTGACGAGATTGAGACTGCCGCCACCGCGCTGAACGCTTCACAAGTTAAACTATTAGATAACTTTTATTTGGATATCAAACCAGGTGAGAAGATTGGTTTGGTCGGGCGCTCAGGGGCTGGTAAGTCAACTTTGGTAAATTTACTATTACGCTTCTTTGATGTCGATAAAGGTAAAATACTGATAGATGGACAAGCCATTGATGAGGTCACCCAAGAGTCATTGCGCGGGCAAATTGGTATGGTCACCCAAGATACCTCACTGCTCCATCGTACTGTGCGTGAAAACATCGCTTATGGCCGCCCTGACGCTAGTGACGAAGAAATCATCCATGCGGCCAAGCAAGCGCAGGCATGGGACTTTATCAAAGATCTATACGACGACAAAGGCAACACTGGCCTTGATACACAAGTGGGTGAACGCGGAGTCAAACTCTCTGGTGGGCAACGTCAACGCATCGCCATCTCCCGTGTTATGCTAAAAAACGCCCCGATTTTATTGTTGGATGAAGCCACTAGCGCACTTGACTCTGAGATTGAGTTTGCGATTACCGAAAGTCTCAATGACATCATGACTGGCAAGACCGTGATTGCCATCGCTCATCGTCTTTCTACCATTGCCGCTCTAGACAGACTGGTCGTGATGGATCAAGGTCATATCATTGAGCAAGGCAGCCATGATGAGCTATTAGCAGTAGATGGTGTTTATGCGCGCTTGTGGCAGCGTCAAAGTGGTGGTTTCTTAGGTGAAGACAGTTAG